The window attaactatataataattattattttaatatacttttacAGAAGCAAGGTTTTTCTTCACTGATTTGTTGATAGAAGCATTAACAAAAAGCAAATGCTGTGTTTGTTTACTGTTTTCTACAGGTTAGTTACTGTTCGACATGTGCTTGTTTAAGCAATAAATTGGAGTTTCCAACATTTTTCAGAACTGTTCCAAGTGATGCTTTCCTTGTTAAAGTAATggctgaaattattaaacattataaGTGGACTTGGGTGGGAATAATATCAAGTGATGATGAGTATGGGCTCTTTACTTTGAGAACCTTAGAAGAAGAAGTCAAGAAATTTGGATGCATTGCTTTTTCAAAAGCTCTCAATGTCAATGATAAAGAAAAGATGTCTTATTTGATCAACATTATTAGACAGTCAACTGCAACTGTCATAGtggtatttttacaaaaaatggatGCTGCTGTATTTGTGGACGAAGTTTCCCATCATAACATCACTGGAAAGCAATGGATTGCAAGCGACTCATGGAGTCCCTTTCCTGTATTTGCCAGCAATGAAAAGTTCGGTTCATTTGGTGGAACCATAGGTGTCGCTGCAAGAAGAGGAATGATTCCAGGGCTtgaaacatttctttttcaaattcacCCACATTTTGAcccagaaaataatttaaaaagactgTTTTGGGAAGCAATGTTTGATTGCAAATTTCTGGAGAATGATGTACTATCAAATGTGTCTGCTATGGAAGGCAGACCAATTTGCAGTGGGTCTGAGAATATCAGTAAGACTAAGACTGCCTACAGTGACGTCTCTGATTTAAGGGCTTCCTATAACGTTTATAAAGCGGTGTATGCAGTAGCACATGCCCTTCATAACCTAATGTCCTGTGAGACTGGAAAAGGACCATTTGAGAATCAAACATGtgcaaacattaaaactgttcAACCCTGGCAAGTaagaagttattattattattgactatTTTTCCCCTATGCGATTTAGGTAAATGCCATTGACATATCTGATCCAATTTATTCTccttttaatgttatatttgtgtttttctattttttacctatatattacaaaatgtcaaagtaaCTGtctgttaatatactgtataattcatgTACTAAGTATGATAAGGATTCTCTCAAAATGTAAGGCTAGAATAAAGTTAAGACCAACAACTGATTATCTAATCTTTCTTAATAGATACCCGAAATACCATGCTTGACGTAGTACACCTAACGTATAATAAATTGAATACATGTCTGTCTTCCAGTCTAACTATGTAgaagtatttactgtatttactgaaTAGTGACCTGCTGTAGCCATTGATGTTACTGCTAAAAACAGCTGGGGTATTAGGGTGGTTTACTTTAGCTGCCTTACAGGCCCAGGACATGGGAATTGGATGCAGATCCTGATACTGCGTCTGAGGAAGCTGGTACATTGTCCTCAAATCTCTTTGGATTTACTCTACGTATTCTAGTTTTCCTCATAACCACCTGCTATTGAATTGTTAACCCAAATGGTTCTGGTATaattgaatataataataataatacatttgatttatatagcacctttcccatatttgaaaatgttctgcGATCGACTGGCACTGTATTCAAGGTTGGTCTCTGGCTTGTGCTCAATGCTGTCAGAATCAGCTTTGGCTTCCTGTAATCTTGTGAATGGATTATTAATGTTCTGTAAATAGATAGAAGGGAGAAAGGGGTAATTTGCATAATACGACTCTATTATAATTTAGTATGACTGTAAATCTTAGTAGCGCTGCTGTTCACGTCTTGAATGGCCTCcttgtgtctacatgggtttcctctggctaCTCTGGTCTCcccccaaagtccaaagacatgcaggtgaggtggagtggcaatgctaaattggccctagtgtgtgtgtgcctgtgtgttcaCCCCGCAATGGACTGCCATcctcctgtccagggtttgttcttgccttgcactttATGCTTGCTAGAATGGGCTCtggttccctgtgaccctgctcaggatgaaATTAGATTTAGAAAATAGATGTAAATGTTAGGTACTGCATTTACAGTGCCAAAATAGTGGCTTAGATGTCAACTTTTAGTCACATTTTTCCTGTAGTGCTTGATACTTTATTTAACACCTGTTTAGCATGCCATTACACTATGGACATTACCAAAAACTCAGAGGCTGAGGGAATCTGCCTGAAATAAgtacataaaaatgcaaaaaaaattcttCACAATAGTATCCACGCTGGGCAGCATATTTTCATCAAACAACTTGTCATATCATTTTCTagcccgcttaatccagaccaaggtGAACTGCAGCCGTTTTCCAgctaacatagggcacaaggcaggaacaaactcatgataaggtgccagtccattgcagggcgaacacacacacacacccacacaccaaccacacactacgcacactagggccaatttaccatcaccaatccacctaaccttcatgtctttgtaatgtgggaggaaactggagcacccagagggaaCCCATGAAGACACAGGGTGAACAAAATCTGGTCTCcttacagtgaggcagcagcactaccactgttccTCTGTGCCTCCCTGTTTTCATAAATATGTGATTTTGAGAAATGAAATGAAGGaaccaaatacattttcaaaaatagctTTCAAACATGATATTTCAATTATTTAAAGACCTCACCCAGtctaagaaaacaaataaaaaatagccACGtatcatatttaaaataatggaaacttaaattactttgaaatattaattattttagacCCTGTGTGTTGCCATCACCCATCTCAGGTACTTATTTATGCAATTTGCTCTTTACATTACAGGATCCCAGGGAGCTGCTGTCTATCCTGGCATCATTGGGTGTTAAGCAGAAACCAACCAACCACACTCAATCACTCATCTATTCATCTGGTTTGTGAAACCAGTGTCACGGGGGGAGAAGAAGTGTATCCAAGCTAGCGCAGTATGcaaagcaggaataaaccctggactggccgccagtccatcacaagcagagcacacccacacacagcaaacatacactagggccaaattagcactgccaattcacctaacctgcatgtctcagGGCAAtagcaggaaacccacgcagggcaTCCAAATTCCAAGCAAGGGGGGCCTGGGACACAAACCCCAGTCTCCATACTTCAAGACAGCAgttctaccactgcgccactgtgccaacATCAAACAACTTCAAAAGtataattcaaagaaaacaattatttaatatAACTACATTTCTACTCATTTTCTGTATGACAGTCTTCCATTAGAGATAGGCTGGGCACCTGAGCTTATCCTGGAAAAACAGACACCATGGATATAAATAAGCTTGGAAGGGAAACACAAATCCATGACAGAATATACACACACTCAGTCATATTGGAATAATTTAGGGTCATTATTTTCGAGACCTGGAGTACCTGGGGAAAGCTAAATTGGATATAGTGTGAAAGTATTGAATACACTCCAGAGAGTCCAAAACCATTTCTGGAATTGTTAAGGAGTGTAACTACTCACACAGCATGTTGCTCCAATTTAAATATAGTATTGGGATATTCTAATGCCATTATTATTAGTTGTGTCTAGCAATGTATAGGGtgcctttttatttgctttttgatgGAAACAAACTTCCTTTGCTGCACAGctgtacatttgcaaaaatttccaGTATGTAGGATATATTCTACAGATGTGTATGTAAGAAGCAGATGTGAAGTCTTTAACAGTAATGTACATGAATAATGCTTGGTTATAGTGTTTACAAGTTTAACAAATCAATCTTTTCTACATGATAAGCTTCTACACTATCTAAAGAAAGTCAATTTCACAAATAAGCAAGGAGAAAGAGTTGCATTTGATGTAAATGGAGATGCTCTTGCCATATTTGATATTGTAAACTGGCAGCAATCAGCTGATGGGATTGTGTTCAGTAAAACCATTGGCATTTTTGATGAATCTGCTTTGCCTGGCCAGGAACTGTCACTTAATGAAGAGAATATATTTTGGAACTTCAAACCTCAAAAAGTAAGATTCTTCTAGTGACTTTATGTTGATACCATTattttactgtgcattgcattttttttttttttttataaatctcacTTCCCAGgcatattataattaaaaaatatgaataatacatTGAACTCAACAATAAATATTGTAAACAAATAactattttatttaagttttatatattatttaccagtttaAAGAATAGTGTTTACTGACAATcattgtaaccagtagggggcgcCACCTAGCCTCAAACTCAATAATGAATAACAGAGTAATGggttaaaataatggatttttaatccaccAAACACTTCTTACAAAGGACACAACCAATAACCATACAAACAATGAACCTTTTTCCTTTTCACCCGCTGCCTCCCCACTTTCATTCCTCAAAGTAAggaagcaggctccttttatactggactTAGAACAGATTTTGGTGACCCAGCATGACTTGTGGTGAGCACTTCCAGGTTCTTTGAGAATCAAGGCAGTCCTCCCCTGAGattgccctcttgtggcaccctggGATCCTGACAGTGTTGCCCTTCTGGACTCCACTTCCCACGAACCCCTGTTGGTGTCCAGGAAGGCATCCCAGTCCCAATCCCACAACCACCTAAAGCATGTGAGATGGAACTGCACCTGGTCCCTGGCTTCTGCTTGCCCAACCTCTGGCACCTTTCCTTTTGGTAGGAGGTCATTCAGTTGTGTCCAGCCAGAATGCCTGTCTGTCCTCCTTGGCACTCACATGACAGAGTGAATTATGAATACTGCAACTACGTTGCTGACAAATAATGAAAAGCCACAGTAatgcacaaataataaacatcaacttttgacttttattttgaatgtGATCTTTTAGGTTCCTACATCTGTCTGCAGTCAGAGCTGCCAACCAGGGACAAGAAAAGCCAGCCGGAAAGGGGAGCCTCTCTGCTGCTTTGATTGTGTACCTTGTGCAGATGGAGAGATTAGCAGTGAAAACGGTGAGTGACATGTGAAGTTCcacatgcaaaaaaagaaaaacagatagatagatagatagatagatagatagatagatagatagatagatagatagatagatagatagatagatagatagatagatagatagatagatagatagatagatagatagataaacagtgACACAGAGCTCAAAGTAGAAGATACAAGTACTGGTTAAAGGTTAAGTTCTTTCCTGAAAAGAAAAATAGGTTAATAACTTTATTATGcatgttacaaaaaataataataaaattaaattataaaaatatagatCTGAATTTGCATCAAtgctattttattaaaaaattatgcTTTTTGTGCCAAATTGTTTCTCAATTAACCATTTGTAaaatggggtggcatggtgggacAGTGGTCCGTGCTACTCCTTGACTATCCCAGCACCTTATGTTTGGTCGTTGCCTGTGTTCtctccttgtctgtgtgggtttttctcatgATACCCCAGTTTTTCTCACACAAAGACATTAACTGctttttctaaattggcccccatGTTTAAGTGTGTGGCATCCCGTCCAGACTCCTGCACAACGTGACCTTGAATGAGAATAAacaagtttgagaatattatggtaTATCACATATAAAATGTGTGTCACAAATAAAATTACTTACAACTGAATGTGCTAATTACAAATTTACACTTTTTGCTTTATAGATTCTCTTGTATGTATCAAATGTCCTCCCGATTTTTGGTCAAACCAAAGGAGAAATCAATGTGTGCCAAAAGAAGTTGAGTTTCTGTCCTATGAAGATGCAATGGGAATCACTTTAGCAGCAACAGCTTTATCTGGAGTTGGTTTATCTTTAGGTGTTTTGGCAATTTTTATCCGTGCCAGGAACACCCCTGTTGTGAAAGCCAACAACTCGGAACTGAGCTTCCTCTTGCTGGTGTCTCTCACCCTGTGTTTCCTATGTGCTCTGTGTTTCATTGGACTGCCTTCACCTTTAACCTGTTCTCTGCGACATGTGATGTTTGGCATCAGCTTTGTTCTGTGCATCTCTTGTATCCTTGTAAAAACGATTGTTGTAATGATGGCATTTAAAACCAAGCTTCCTGGAGATAA of the Erpetoichthys calabaricus chromosome 2, fErpCal1.3, whole genome shotgun sequence genome contains:
- the LOC114645364 gene encoding extracellular calcium-sensing receptor-like, giving the protein MAIIEAFLLGVCSLPHPNDLAEKRTWFPASFGTVDFDTVVFQRSQIMLYAIEEINKDQGLLPNVTLGYRVYDNCINLQVAMRAAATLIGGMDEVSDYDCEGLPHVVAVVGDPISTHSIAISRTLGLFGMPLLIQQVSYCSTCACLSNKLEFPTFFRTVPSDAFLVKVMAEIIKHYKWTWVGIISSDDEYGLFTLRTLEEEVKKFGCIAFSKALNVNDKEKMSYLINIIRQSTATVIVVFLQKMDAAVFVDEVSHHNITGKQWIASDSWSPFPVFASNEKFGSFGGTIGVAARRGMIPGLETFLFQIHPHFDPENNLKRLFWEAMFDCKFLENDVLSNVSAMEGRPICSGSENISKTKTAYSDVSDLRASYNVYKAVYAVAHALHNLMSCETGKGPFENQTCANIKTVQPWQLLHYLKKVNFTNKQGERVAFDVNGDALAIFDIVNWQQSADGIVFSKTIGIFDESALPGQELSLNEENIFWNFKPQKVPTSVCSQSCQPGTRKASRKGEPLCCFDCVPCADGEISSENDSLVCIKCPPDFWSNQRRNQCVPKEVEFLSYEDAMGITLAATALSGVGLSLGVLAIFIRARNTPVVKANNSELSFLLLVSLTLCFLCALCFIGLPSPLTCSLRHVMFGISFVLCISCILVKTIVVMMAFKTKLPGDNMMKWFGTSQQRGTVFFFTLVQSLICLVWLITSPPGPVKNLKYQNIKIIYECDVGTVIGFSCLLGYIGLLACVSFLLAFLVRNLPDTFNEAKFITFSMLIFCAVWITFIPAYISSPGKYTVAVEIFAILASSFGLLFAIFAPKCYIILFKPEQNTKKALMGRNTKKKF